From the genome of Glycine max cultivar Williams 82 chromosome 2, Glycine_max_v4.0, whole genome shotgun sequence, one region includes:
- the LOC100526968 gene encoding uncharacterized protein isoform X1: MIKRRFFKLDHGDREASDPSSSSSDSELEAVAETSEEESEEDAIAEVKPNDDEAGSNSSGYASEDSSANDVDVNSAGLLFSEDDAGAINERQMLINRELLSKGDTEKSNVLAEKKSLPTDLPSHVLKCKSVFKCRLCPRIICLSEETLRDHLQSKRHARSEKLLSEGRLKAILNSDGEIENQEISEIQTKDSEDDAEKNHKGKKQHKKRLRKKKRDKASARKMLSTKEPGKRRKK; the protein is encoded by the exons ATGATAAAGAGGAGGTTCTTCAAGCTCGATCACGGTGATCGAGAGGCCTCCGAtccgtcttcttcttcttcggaCTCCGAGCTTGAAGCCGTAGCTGAAACCTCTGAAGAAGAATCAGAGGAAGATGCAATAGCAGAAGTGAAACCGAATGATGATGAAGCTGGCTCAAATTCTTCTG GGTATGCAAGTGAGGATAGTTCTGCGAATGATGTTGATGTCAACTCAGCAG GTCTGCTATTTAGTGAAGATGATGCTGGAGCTATAAACGAAAGACAAATGCTTATTAACAGAGAGTTGCTGAGTAAAGGTGATACCGAAAAGTCTAATGTCTTGGCTGAAAAGAAATCCTTACCGACAGATTTGCCATCCCATGTCTTAAAATGCAAATCAGTATTTAAGTGCAGGCTGTGTCCCCGGATTATCTGTTTATCTGAGGAAACTTTGCGGGATCATCTGCAATCAAAG AGACATGCTCGATCTGAAAAACTACTTAGCGAAGGTAGACTGAAGGCTATCCTCAACAGTGATGGTGAAATTGAGAACCAAGAGATCTCAGAGATCCAAACTAAAGATTCGGAG GATGATGCGGAGAAGAATCACAAAGGGAAGAAGCAGCATAAAAAGAGATTGAGAAAGAAG AAAAGAGACAAAGCAAGCGCAAGGAAAATGCTGTCAACGAAAGAGCCAGGCAAGAGGAGAAAGAAATGA
- the LOC100526968 gene encoding histone-lysine N-methyltransferase SETD1B isoform X2 — MIKRRFFKLDHGDREASDPSSSSSDSELEAVAETSEEESEEDAIAEVKPNDDEAGSNSSGYASEDSSANDVDVNSAGLLFSEDDAGAINERQMLINRELLSKVFKCRLCPRIICLSEETLRDHLQSKRHARSEKLLSEGRLKAILNSDGEIENQEISEIQTKDSEDDAEKNHKGKKQHKKRLRKKKRDKASARKMLSTKEPGKRRKK, encoded by the exons ATGATAAAGAGGAGGTTCTTCAAGCTCGATCACGGTGATCGAGAGGCCTCCGAtccgtcttcttcttcttcggaCTCCGAGCTTGAAGCCGTAGCTGAAACCTCTGAAGAAGAATCAGAGGAAGATGCAATAGCAGAAGTGAAACCGAATGATGATGAAGCTGGCTCAAATTCTTCTG GGTATGCAAGTGAGGATAGTTCTGCGAATGATGTTGATGTCAACTCAGCAG GTCTGCTATTTAGTGAAGATGATGCTGGAGCTATAAACGAAAGACAAATGCTTATTAACAGAGAGTTGCTGAGTAAAG TATTTAAGTGCAGGCTGTGTCCCCGGATTATCTGTTTATCTGAGGAAACTTTGCGGGATCATCTGCAATCAAAG AGACATGCTCGATCTGAAAAACTACTTAGCGAAGGTAGACTGAAGGCTATCCTCAACAGTGATGGTGAAATTGAGAACCAAGAGATCTCAGAGATCCAAACTAAAGATTCGGAG GATGATGCGGAGAAGAATCACAAAGGGAAGAAGCAGCATAAAAAGAGATTGAGAAAGAAG AAAAGAGACAAAGCAAGCGCAAGGAAAATGCTGTCAACGAAAGAGCCAGGCAAGAGGAGAAAGAAATGA